The Haloplanus sp. GDY1 genomic sequence GAAAAACCCCTTACAGGAACTCCCGAACCTCGGAGTACCACATGTCGTGGTGGTCGACGGCGCCGACGCGCTCGGCCACCTCGACGGCCAGGGCGTGCCAGCACCGCTGGCTCGGATCGGCCGTATCGAGGTTGTACTCGGCGTCCTTGCAGGTACAGCCGCCGTCCTCGACCACGTACTCGTCGTCGTGGCCGACGACGACCGTGAAGTCGCGGTACTGCTTGACGCGCTCCTCGGAGACGGCCTCGATGGCTCGCTGACCCCGGTCGCCGTGGGCCGAGAGGATGGCGTCGACGATGGGGCCGGATAGCTCTCCGGCCGCCGAGAGCGCCGCCCGCCAGTCCTCCACCTCGCTCACGACCCGAACCGTCGGGCCTCGGCGTCTAAAGGGGTTCGGTCGGTCGGACGACCGCACGACGGGCGGCAGACGCCGGCCACTCGGCCGAACCGACCGACTTTTTCGCCGCCACCCCGTTCCCCACCCATGCGCGTCACCGAGGGCGGCGTCGAACTCGACGTTCCCGACGCCCGCGACGGGGCGAGCGAGGGACAGGGCGAGGGCGTCTTCTACAACCCCACGCAGGAACTGAACCGCGACGTGACCGTCGCCGTCCTCCGGGCGTACGCCGAGCGCGAACCCCGCGCCGAGACGTATCTCGACGCGATGGCCGCGAGCGGGGTCCGCGGCCTCCGTGCCGCCGCCGAGGGGTGGGACGTGACCTGTGCGGACCTCGACCCGGACGCCGTGGCCCTCGCCCGCGAGAACTTCGCACACAACGACCTGCCGGGGTCGGTGGTCGAGCGAAACGTCAACGCGCTCCTCTACGACTCGGCGACGGTGTTCGACGTGGTCGACATCGACCCCTTCGGCACGCCCATCCCCTTCGCCGACGCGGCGCTCGCCAACGCCCGCAACCTCGTCTGTGTCACCGCCACCGACACCGCGCCGCTCTGTGGCGCGCACTTCGACTCCGGCGTCCGCAAGTACGCGGCGGTCCCCCGAAACACCGACTACCACCCCGAGATGGGGCTCCGGATCCTCCTCTCGGCCATGGTCCGTACGGCCGCCCGCTACGACAAGGCGGCCCGTCCGATCTGTTCGCACGTCTCCCGGCACTACGCGCGGACGTACCTCGAACTCGACGGCCGGGCGACCGAGGCGGACGACTGCATCGACGAACTCGGCTACGTCCACCACTGCGAGGACTGCCTCACCCGCGAGGCCGAGGACGGCCTGATTCCCCACCCACCGGAGACCTGTCCGGCCTGCGGGGGGTCCCGCGTCGTCACCGCCGGCCCCCTGTGGCTGGGGGCGATCCGCGACCGCGCGTTCGTCGCCGCCGTCCGCGACCGGATCGACGACGGGATGGGCGAGGCCGCCCGCGCCCGCCGACTGCTGGAGACGGTCGAGGCCGAACTCGACCGCCCCACTCACTACGACCAGCACCGTCTCTGCAAGCAGTGGGGGCGCTCCGCCAACGCGATGGACGAGTTCCTCGCGGACCTCCGGGCCGCCGGCTACGACGCCTCCCGCGCCCACTACGGCGGCACGACGTTCAAGACGGACGCCTCGGTCGTGGAGATTCGGGACGCGACGGCCGAGTGATCCCCGCGGTACCCCTCCACAGAGGTCGTACCCTTATGTCTCACTGCGCCCATGATCGACGTGGCTGGACGACGTGTGACATACTGCCGTCGTCGGTTACTCGCACTCGATCCGGCCAACACGCCTCGGGCGACCGGTAACGGCGTCGGGTCATCCCCCTCCCCTTCCCCCTCGGCGCCGTTCGGACGATCGTCGCCCGTCGAGGCGGCCGTTCTGGGCGGGTCCCGACCGAGTGCACGCCCCGACCCGCCCAAACCGCCATATACGCAGCCCGCGTTGGGGTACGTATGACCACTGCCGTCGGACGCATCGTCGCCGCCCTCGTCGTGACCGTCGCGTTGGCCGCCGGACCGGCGCCCGTCGCCGCCCAGTCGAGCGATCAGCCGGCGTGGGCCGACGACCTGTTCGCGGACCTGCAGGACATGCAGCCCCGGTTCAACGCCAACGTCACCGACGCCGAGATGAACTTCGCCGAGCGGCAGGTGTTCAACCAGCTCGCGGGCAACGTCGTCAACGTCTACTTCGTCGACACCGACGTGGTCTTCTCCTTCCGGATGCGCCCCGACGGCACGATCACCGACCTCCGGCAGTCCCGCCGGGACGACGCGGGCCTGAAGATGCAGATGACGCGCGACACCGCCGAGGACTTGGTCGCGCTCCCGGACCCGGTGCCGCAGTTCGTCGACGCCGTCCGGAACGGGGCGGTCGTCCGGCGCGACGGCGAGCGCACCGTCCGCGGAATCGTCATCAACGGCGAGGACGGCAAACTCGTGAAACAGGCGACGTGGACGGTCATCAACACCGTCAAGGGCCTGCTGTAGTTCGCCGGGCCGACTTTGCTCCGCAGGCTGCGGGTGGCCGTGGCGGTAGCGTGCGGACGGCGGCCGGACGTCGCCTCGTCGTCGGGGTCGGGGCGACGACCGCGCGGGCATCCGCTCGCCGTCCGGCACCGCGGCCGCCACCGTCGCGTTCGGTCGCCGCCCCTCGCCATCGCGGGCCGGCGGCGCCCCCCGTCCATCCCTCGGTCACCTCGTCGACCGAGAGCCACGCTCCGGTGCCCGCCGCCCGGCTTCCAGTAGAGGTTTGCGTCCCGGCCCCGTGTGCCCGACCGATGAGTGTCCAAGCGGAGTTCGACGCGTGGGCGGCGGCAGGCAAGGACCGAGGGATGGAGGAGCGACACTGGCACACGGCCAAGGAGGCACTCGCCCGGATGCCCGCCGAGGCCGGCGACACGGTGCTCGATCTGGGGACCGGGTCGGGGTACGCCCTCCGGGCGCTCCGCGAGACGCGGGAGGTCGGCCGCGGCGTCGGCCTCGACGCCTCGGGGGCGATGGTGCGCAACGCCCGCGAGTACACCGACGACGGGGCCGTCGACTTCCTCGCGGGTGACTTCCAGCACCTGCCCCTCCGGGACGACAGCGTCGACCACGTGTGGTCGATGGAGGCGTTCTACTACGCGCGGGACCCCGACGCGGTGCTTCGCGAACTCCGGCGGGTCCTCCGACCCGGCGGCACCTTCTTCTGTGCCGTGAACTTCTTCGAGGAGAGCGAACACACTCACGAGTGGCAGGAGCAGGTGGGCGTCGAGATGCGACTGTGGGACCGGGCGCAGTATCGCGAGGCGTTCCGCTCGGCCGGGTTCCACGTGGCCGAACAGGACACCATCCCCGACCGCGAAATCGAGATTCCGCCCGCCGAGGCCTTCCCGACCGACGACTGGGACTCCCGCGAGGCGATGATCGACCGCTACCGGACGTGGGGGACCCTGCTGACCGTCGGCGTCGCGCCGTAGGTCCCCGGCGCCCGCGCCCTTTTCCGCCCGCCGACCGAACCGACACGCCGTGACCCGACTCGCCCGGGTGCTCCCCGCCGCGCGTGCCGTCGTCCGCGAGGCTCGCGCGCGGGACGTCACCCTGCTGGCCGCCAGCGTCGCCTACTACGCCTTCGTCTCCGTCCTCCCGTTGCTCGTCCTCGCGGCCGTCGTCGCGACGACGCTCGGTGGGCCGTCGCTCCGGACGGCCGTCGTCGCCCTCGCCGGGCGCTACCTCCTGCCCGTCGGCCAGGACCTCGTCGCCGACGCGCTGGCGAACACGACCGGACAGGGCGGCGTCACCCTCGTCGGCCTCGCGCTCCTCGGCTGGGGGTCGCTGAAGCTCTTTCGGGGCGTCGACACCGCCTTCGCCCGGGTCTACGACGTCGACCCCCGTGGCTTCCTCCGGAGCATCCGCGTCGGCGTGACCGTCCTCGTCGCCGTCGGCGTCGGCGTCTTCGGCGGCGTCGCCCTCGTCGGAGCCGTCGCCGTCCTCCGACTGCCCCCCGTGGCCGTCCTCGCGCCCCTCCTCTTTTTCGCCGTCCTCGTCGCCGCCCTCTTTCCGGTCTACTACCTGCTGCCGGCGGTCGATCTCTCGCCGCGCGAGGCGCTGCCCGGCACCCTCGTCGGCGCGCTCTGCTGGACGCTGCTCGGAACCGCCTTCGCCGTCTACGCCGCCGTCGCGTCGGCGGGGCGGTTCGCGCTCTACGGCGCCCTCGGTGCCGTCCTCCTCCTCGTGACGTGGTTCTACCTCGCGGGGCTGGCCCTCCTCGTCGGCGCGACGCTCAACGCCGTCCTCGCCGACCGAACGGCCGCCCCGAATCGGCAGGTACAACACCCGCGGGACCGAGACCACGTGACGACGGCAATGACCGGAGACGACACGGAAGGCGACTCCGATCCCTCCCCGGCACCGGACATCGAGGACCTCGCCGACCGGGTCGAGGAGGTCCGTGCCGATCTGGACGCCTTCGAGGCCGACGTGCAAGACCGGACGGTCGACCGGCCGGAACTGGAAGGCGAGCTGAAGGCGTACGTCCGCCGGCGGATGCGCCGCGGCCACGCCCGGGGCTGGGGTCCCTACCTCGTCCTCCTCTACGGGACGGTCCTGACCCTCGGCGCCTTCTACCTCCTCGACGACCTGATCGCCCTCGTCGCGATGGTCGTCATCTTCCTCTCGACGCTCGGGCTCTACGTCCTCTTCGTGCTCTTCGGCGCCGGGCTCTCGCTGCTCGGCAAACCGGGCGAGGCCCTCGACGCCGTGCGCCGGTTCCGGCGCTGACTCCCGGGGTCGCCCGCGGCCGATGCCGTCGGCAACGGGGCGCCCATCGGGTGTCGGGCCGCTCCTCCCGACGCCCGTGCCGAACCGCGGGAATATATGTTCCTTCCACCACACGCCCGACCCATGTCGCTCGTCGACCGAGCCGTCGCCGACCGCGGCGTGGGTGAGACGGGCGTCGTCGAGACGCTCCCGGAGGCCCTCGTCGCGGCCGCCGGACTCGTCACCCGCCTCGGCGATCCGCTGACCCTGATCGTCGTCGTCGCCGCCGCCTACCTGCTGGCGAACCGCCTCGGCGTGGCCGCCCCGCGGATGGCGACCGCGCTCGCCCTCACCGTCGGCGCGTTCGCGCTGACCCTGGCGCTCAAACACGCCTTCGCGCTCCCGCGCCCGCCCGGCGCCGGCGTCGACGGCTACGGGTTCCCCAGCGGTCACGCCATCGGCGCCACCGCCGTCTACGGCGGGCTGGTGGCGCTGCTCCCCGCCGAGCGTCGCTCCCCGACCGTCGTCGCCGCCGCCGGGTCGCTCGTCGCCCTCGTCGCCGCCTCCCGCGTCGTCATCGGCGTCCACTACCTGGTCGACGTGATCGCCGGCGTCGCCGTCGGCCTCGCGTATCTCGTCGCCGCGCTCCGGATCGGCCCCGGGCTGGCGCCCGAGCGCGTGACCGTCGCCGACGCCCGCCGCGTCTTCGCCGTCGCCCTCGCCGTCGGCCTCGCTGGCGTGGCCGTGGCCGTCGTCAGGAACACCGTGGTCGCCGTCGCCGCCGCCGGCGGCGGCCTGCTCGGGTGGCACCTCGCCGCCGACCGGGTCGTCGCGGCCCGCGGATCGACCCCACAGCTCGCCATCTCGGTCGTGACGCTGGGCGTGGTGGTCGCGAGCGCGGCCGCGGTCCTCGACGGCGGGATCCCGCTGGCCGTCGCGGCCGCGACGACCGTCGGCGTGGTCGCCCTGCTGATCGCGGTGCCGGGGCTCTCCGGGACGGTCGCGAAAAAAGGATTGGACGTCGGCCGTTAGAACTTCTCGAGGTAGCGGTCGAGTTCCCACTCGGAGACCTCGACGATGTACTCGCCGAACTCCTGGGACTTGGCCTCGATGAACTTCTCGGTGACGTGGTCGCCGAGCGCGCTCTGGATCGTCTCGTCGGCTTCGAGGGCGTCGACGGCCTCGCCGAGGTTCGACGGCAGCGTCGTGATGCCGTACTCCTCGCGCTTCCCCTCGTCGAACTCGTAGATGTTCTCCCGGACCGGGTCGGGACAGTCGAGGTCACGCTCGATGCCGTCGAGGCCGGCGTGGATCATGGCCGCGAAGGCGAGGTAGGGGTTACACGACGGGTCGGGCGAGCGGAGTTCGATCCGCGAGGCGGCGGGCACGCGCGCCGCCGGCTTGCGGATGAGCGCCGAGCGGTTGCGGTCCGACCAGGCGACGTAGACGGGGGCCTCGTAGCCCGGAACCAGACGCTTGTAGCTGTTGACCGTCGGGTTGGCGACGGCGGTGATCGCGGGGGCGTGATCGAGGATGCCCGCCACGTAGCTCTTCGCCGTGTCGCTCAGGTTGAACTCGTCGTCGTCGTCGTGGAAGGCGTTCTCGCCGTCCTTGAACAGCGACATGTGGGTGTGCATCCCCGAGCCGTTGATCCGCGCGATGGGCTTGGGCATGAACGTCGCGTGGAGGTCGTGCTCGGCCGCGATGGCGCGGACGACCGCACGGAAGGTGGCGACGTTGTCGGCCGTCGACAGGGCGTCGTCGTACGTGAAGTTGATCTCGTGTTGGCCCTGAGCGACCTCGTGGTGCGAGGCCTCGATGTCGAAGCCCATGCTCTCCAGGCCGTAGATGATGTCACGGCGCACGTCCGAGGCGAGGTCCTTCGGCGCGAGGTCGAAGTAGCCGCCGGCGTCGTTGGTCTTCGTCGTCGCGCGGCCCTCCTCGTCCTCCTCGAACAGGAAGAACTCCGGCTCGGGGGCCATGTTCACGTCGTAGCCCATCTCCTCGGCGCGCGCGATGGCGTCCTTGAGGACGCCCCGCGGGTCGCCCGAGAAGGGCTCGCCGGTCGAGGTGTCGATCACGTCACAGATGAGTCGCGCGGCCGCCCCGCCGTTGTCGTCGCCGTTCCGCCACGGGAGGACGGCGAACGTCGAGGGGTCGGGGTCGAGCCGCATGTCGGACTCCTGAATGCGTACGAACCCGTCGATGGAGGACCCGTCGAAGTAGATACCCTCGGTGAACGCCTTCTCCGCCTGACTGGCCGGGACCGAGACGTTCTTGACTGTGCCGAGGATGTCGGTGAACTGGAGCCGCAGGAAGTCGACGTTCTCCTCGTCGATCTCGTCGATGACGTCCTGTTCTTCCGCCGTCAAACCGCCGTCAGCCGCCGCAGTTTCGTCCGTCATGTTCTGGACAGGGTTAATCTATACTCCTAGTATTAAGCCCTTTTTGTTGGCTGCAATTTCCTCTCCGCTTCGTTCGAAATTGGATATTCGTAAACTTCTATACCCCCCGGGCCGTGCGTAACTGCCATGACGTACGAAAATCTCGACGCCAAGCTGATCAACGCACTCCTGGGCGACGGTCGCGCGAGCCTCAGGAGCCTCGCCGAGGAGCTCGACGTCTCCGTCACCACCGTCTCGAACCACCTCCGCGACCTGGAGGACGAGGGCGTCATCGAGGGGTACACCCCGCGCGTGAACTACGACGCGCTCGGCTACGACGTGACGGCCATCCTCCAGTTGAAGGTGGAGGGGAGCGCCCTGCCGGACATCACCGACGACCTGCGCGACCAGAAGCAGATGACCAGCGTCTACGAGGTGACCGGCGACTACGACGTCATCGCCATCGGCAAGTTCCGGGACACCGACGGCATGAACGAGCAGATCAAGACCCTGCTGACCGACGCCGACATCCGCGAGTCCAACACCAGCGTCGTCCTCAACGCCGTCGTCGAGAACAAGCAGTTCGAACTCGACGTCGACGAGTGAGCCGCCACCTCCGGCGGGTCGCCACGGGGCGACGAGCACCTACCGCCGGAGGCCGTGCGGCGTTCCGTGGAGCCGTGCCTCGCGGACGACGCTCACCCGCCAGCGGAGCAGTCCGACGCACGCGAGCCCGACCGTGAGCGCGCCGGCGACGACGTAGAAGGCGAGTTCGTAGCCGCCGGTCCGCTCGACGATCCGTGCCACCAGCGTCGGCCCGGCGACGCCGGCCATCGACCACGCGGTCAGCGCGTAGCCGTGGATCGCTCCCAGTTCCTCGGTGCCGAACAGGTCAGCCAGATACGCCGGCAGACACGCGAACCCCCCGCCGTAGCAGGTGATGATCAGGAATATCGCCCCCGCGAACAGCGGGACGGTCGTGAGGCGGGGGAGCGCCAGGAAGGCGCCGATCTGTAGCACGAAGAACACGCCGTACGTGGTCGTCCGGCCCAGGTAATCCGAGAGGCTCGACCAGATGATCCGCCCGGCGCCGTTGAAGACGCCGATCAGGCCGACGACCCCCGCCGCGACGGCCGCGCTCGCCCCCGTGACCGCCTGCGTCATGTTCGACGCCACCGAGAGGAGCATGATCCCCGCCGAGACGTTGACGAAGACGACCATCCAGACCAGGTAGAACTGCGGCGTGCGGAGCGCCTCGCTCGCGGTGCGCTGTTCGAGGTCCGACGCGACGATCACCCCGTGACCCTCCGTCTCGACGACCGCGTCCGGATCGATCCCCTCCGGCACCCACCCCGCCGGCGGCGTTTCGAGGTAGCTCGCACCCGCCGCCATCGCGACGAAGTAGCCCGCCCCGAGGACGTACAGGGTCGTGGGAATGCTCGTCGTCTCGATCAGCCAGTTGGCCACCGGCCCGGTCACCAGCGCCCCGGCGCCGAACCCCATCACGGCGAGTCCGGTCGCCAGGCCGCGACGGTCGGGAAACCACTTCACGAGCGTCGAGATGGGACTGATGTACCCCAGGCCGAGTCCCACCCCGGCGACGAGGCCGTAGGTCAGGACGAACCCCACGTGGCTCCCGTACTGGACGGCGACGCCCGCGAGGACGGTTCCGCCGGCGAACGCGACGGCCGCGGCCGTCCCCGACACGCGCGGTCCGTACCGCTCCACGTACCGCCCGAGCAGCGCCGTCGACGCGCCGAGGGTGAAGATGGCGACGGTGAACCCGAGGGTCACGTCGCCGATGCTCCACCCCTGTGTCGCCTGGAGCGGTCGCTGATACACGCTGTAGGCGTACACCGACCCGATAGACAGGTGGATCAGCATGGCCGAGACGGCGATGAGCCAGCGGTTCTTGGTCGTCGTGGTCATATCTCCCGTAACGACGGTGGCCACGAAAAAACATCCGACGAGTGATACGATCCGCCGGAGTCCGCCTCGCCTCCGACGTCGACGCGGCGTGGCCGCCCGCGATCCGACTCACTCCGACCGCGGCTCGTCCTCCAGCGGGTAGTCGAGACCGCTCGGGTACTCGCTCTCGGCCGTCGTGTCGAGTTCCAGCGCGATACAGAACCGGTCCAGCCCCACTTCGAGGCCGGCGAACAGCAACAGCTCTACGACCTCGGCGGCCGTGTACTCCGTCCGGAGCGCCTCGAACTGTTCCTCGGTGAGCCGGTGGGGGTCCTCGGCGAACCGCTCGGCCAGGCGGACGGCGAGATACGTCCGCCGGTCGAGCGCGTCCTCGTCGACGGTGCCGAAGACCGCCGCCTCCGTGGGTGCGATCCCGTCGCGAACCGACAGCGTCCGGACCGTCGCACAGTACGTACACCCGTTCACTTCGGCGATCTTGAGGCGCATCAGTTCGAGCAGTTCCGCGTCGATGCCCTCGCTCCGCGGGAACGCTCGAAACACGTCGACGATCCGCTCGAAGATCGTCGGCGTCCACGCCATCGCGCCGAAGAACGCGCTGTCCCCGTACCAGTCGTCCGCGGCCGCCTCCAGCAACTCCGCGGCCCGTTCGTCGTCGACGTCTTCCGGTCGAAGGCTGTCCGGTCGTCCCGCCATGCCCCCCGCTACGGGGTGTTCGCGCAAAAAGCTGGACCAAAAGACCGTCTTCCGCTACTCGACGCCGTCCTCGAACACGACGGTGCCAGTTCCACCTTTTTGGCGCTCACTGCGTTCGCGCAAAAAGCTGGACCAAAAGACCGCCTTCCGCTACTCGAAGCCGTCCTCGAACACGACGGTGCCAGTTCCACCTTTTTGGCGCTCACTGCGTTCGCGCAAAAAGCTGGACCAAAAACCCGCCTTCCGCTACTCGAAGCCGTCCTCGAACACGAAGGTGCCGTTGCGCTGGACGACCTCCCCGTCCACCTCGATGACCGAGTCCTCGGACATGTCGACGATCATGTCGACGTGTTCGGCGCTCTCGTTGCGCTCGTTTTCCTCGCCCACGGTGTCCTCGTAGGCGTTGCCCACCGCCATGTGGACGGTGTCGCCCATCTTCTCGTCGAACAGCATGTTGTAGGTGAACTGGTCGATGGAGCGGTTCATCCCGATGCCGAGTTCGCCCAGGTAGCGCGCGCCCTCGTCGGTGTCCAGGATGCCGGTGAGCACCTCCTCGTTGCGCTCGGCGCTGTGCTCGACGACGCGGCCGTCCTCGAACCGGAGGCGGGCGCCCTCGATCTCCTTCCCCTTCCGGTACAGCGGCATGTCGAAGTGGACGTCCCCCTCCACCGACTCCGTGACCGGCGCGGTGAACACCTCGCCGCCGGGCAGGTTGTGCTCGCCGTAGTCGTTCAGTGTGGGGTTGCCCGCCACCGACATGGTGACGTCCGTCTCCGCGCCGCTCCTGATCCGCACCTCGTCGGCACCGTCGAGGATGTCGACCATCCGCGACTGGTGCTCGCGCTGTGCGTCCCAGTCGAGCGTGACGGCGTCCCAGACGAAGTTCTCGTAGGCCTCGGTGCTCATGCCCGCCAACTGGGCGTGCCCCGAGGAGGGGAACTGCGTGAGACACCAGCGCGTCCCCAGCCGCTCGTCGAGGACGGGCCGCATCGCGCGGCGGTAGGCGGCGTTGGTCTCGGGGGCAACGTCGCTCTGCTCCGAGACGTTCGGCCCGCCGCGGGCGATGATCGCGGCATCCGCCTCCTCGTAGAGCGCCAGCTGGTGGGCCGGCGTCTCGAAGTCCTCGTCGTCGCTCGCCCGGAGGTACGCCCGACTCGCCCGCTCGGAGTTGTTCAGGTAGACGGGATTGGCCCCCCGGTCGCCCAGCACCTCGTGGAGGGCGACGGCGAGGTCCTCCGCGACGGCAGGCATGCTCACCACCACGTCGTCACCCGACTCGATCCGCGCCGAGTGGTCCACGATGATCTCTGCGTGCGTGCGAATGCGCGGGTCCATGTGGTGGGGTTCCGCCCCGGGCGGCAAAGCCTTTCGGAGTCCGACGGCCGGCGGCTACTCGACTCGGCCGGCCGCCCGTGTCTCCCCGCCGCCGGCGTCGACGGCCTCGACGAGTAGCTCCGCGACGTCGACGATTTCGATGTCGTCCTCGTATCCGCCGGTCTTGCGACCGTCCTCGTACATCGTCATGCACATCGGACAGGCGACGACGAACTTCTCGACGTCGCCGTCGGTGTCCTCGAGGGCCTCGCGCATCCGCTCCTCGCTCGGCTTGGTCTCCTCCTCGAGGTCCATCCAGAGGCCACCGCCGCCACCCCCACAGCAGAACGAGTCCGCCCGGTTGCGGGGCATCTCCGCGAGCGTCGCCCCCGTCGCCCGGATGAGTTCCCGCGGCGCCTCGTACTCGTCGTTGTAGCGGCCGAGGTGACAGGGGTCGTGGTAGGTGACCGTGTAGTCGAGTTCGTCCCCGGTGAGGTCGAGTCGTCCGTCCGCGACCAGCTCCTCGACCGCCTGGGTCCAGTGGAGGACCGCCACCTCGCCGTCCGCGTTCCACTCGCCGTCGTAGTCGAATCCCATCAGCGGATCGTCGGCGAATTCGGCAAAGTCCACCTCCGGATACTCGTTTTCGAACGTGTTGTAGGAGTGTGGGTCCGTACAGACGATGGCCTCCGGATCGACCGCCTCGAACTGCTCGACGTGGTGCCCGGCGAGGTCGACGTAGAGGAACTCCTCGCCGAGACGGCGGATGTCGTTGCCGTCGTACTTCTCGTCCTCGAAGAGGATGCCGTACTCGACGTCGGCCCGTTCGAGGAGCGTCGCCAGCGAGCGGGCCACCTTCTTGTTTCGCTCGTCGTAGCTCGGGTAGTCGCCGACGTACCAGAGATACTCCACGTCTGCCTCGCGGGCGTCCGCCACCTCGAAGTCGAGGTCGTCGGTCCAGTCGGCGCGTTCGTCGGCCGGATCGCCGAAGGTGTTGCCCTTCCGCATGACGTTGTCGAAGGTGTCCTGGACGTTCGGGTCGACGTCGCCCTGGTCCGTGAGCTGGCGATTCAGCCGCGTGAACGAGCTGAGGTGCTCGATCTCCACCGGACAGGCGTCCATACAGGCCATACACCCCATACAGGACTCCATCGTCGCGGCGTCGACGACGCTCGTCCCGCCGTCGGCGACGATGTCGACGTCTTCGGCCTCGCCGGCGTCCCGTTCGTCCCGATACCGTTTCAGGTCGAGGATCACCTCCCGCGGATCGAGCGGGCGACCGACGGATTCGGCGGGACAGGCCGCGGAACAGCGCCCGCAGTTCGTGCAGGCGTCCTGATCGAGCAGTTCCTTCCAGGTGAAGTCCCCGACGGTCTCGGCGCCGGTGTCGGCGTCGAGGTCGGCCGGAATCCCCGGGAGGCGGACGCCGGCCTTCTCGTCCCGCGTGACGACGTTGGCGTACGACGCGAGCATGTGGAACGGCTTGCCGTACGGGATCGCGGCGACGAACGCGAGCGCGAGCAGCGAGTGCGACCACCAGACGACCGGGTAGACGGCCTCGGCCGTCGCCTCGCTCATCCCCGCTGCGGCCAGCACGTCGGCGACGAACCAGCCGACGAAGCTCACCGTCTCGAAGGCGGGGAAGCCGGTGCCGAGGATGCGGACCCCCTCGGTCAGATAGCCGCCGACGCCGAGGAGGAAGAGCGTCCAGACGAAGAGGTCGTCCTCCAGCCCCGTGTGGTTCCCCCGCAGGCGCCACTTCCGTGCGGCGTACCGGCGGTACAGCGCCACGCCGACGCCGACGACGAACAGCAGCCCCATCGCGTCCATCACCAGCGAGTACGAGAGGTAGAAGTCGCCGACGAAAAAGGAGGGCTGGCCCAACAGCTTGGTCCAGACGTCCATGTCGATCGCGAGGATCGTCGTCCCGATCAAAAGGGTGAGAAAGCCCCACATGATGAACGCGTGCATGAGGCCCCCGACCGCGTCCCGGTCGAAGAGCGTCCGGTTCGAGAGGACGACCCGCATCGAGGCGACGATCCGATCCGGCAGGTCGTCGAGGCGGTCGACGGGGTCCGCCTGCCCGGCCGTGATCCGCTCGATCCGCCGGTAGACCCCGTACGCGAAGACGAGGATCGCGACGGCGGAGAGGCCGTAGAAGGCTAGCTCCCCGGCGTGTCCGATACCCCAGAACGTCGGTCTGGTCACGACTCCTTCCTGAGCAGCCATTGCCCGAAACGTTCCCCAATCCCGGAATAAATGTTGTCACGAACGGACCGGTTCGGCGTCGACACCGATATCCGTCGGGCGGCCGTGCACACGCCACGATGACCGCACTCGATCGGTTCGACCACCCCGCGTGGACCGCCGCCGCCGCGACGGCCGCCAGTTACGGGCTCGGACTGCTCGCCCTCTTTACCCTCCTTTTCGTCGTTCCCTTCCTGCTCTTCCTGCTCGGATAACGCGGCCGTAGATGTTCGGGACTAGCTAGTTGTCAGTCGCTCGGCGAGCTTCACGGGTGAGAGTGAGAGAACCCATCGAGACACGCGTGTCCGCGACTAGAACGGACGAACACACGACGGCGAGCGAGGACGAGCGCCGATGAGCGACGACGACTTCCCGTCGAACGCGGGGACGGTGATCGTCGGGGCCGGCATCGTCGGGAGTTCCCTGGCCGGCGAGTTGGCCGAACGCGGCCGCGACGACGTCCTCCTGATCGACAAGGGACCCCTCTCCGATCCCGGGGGCTCGACCGGCCACGCGTCGAACTTCATCTTCCCGGTCGAGCACAGCAAGGACATGACGCGGCTGACCGCCGACAGCCGCGACATCTACCGGGAGTTCGACACGTTCACCAACTCCGGCGGCATCGAGGTCGCCCGCACCGACGAGCGGATGGCGGAGCTCGAACGGCGCGTCGTCTCCGCGAAGTCCTTCGGCGAGGCGGCCGAACTGCTCACCCCCTCGGAGGTC encodes the following:
- the lrp gene encoding HTH-type transcriptional regulator Lrp, with protein sequence MTYENLDAKLINALLGDGRASLRSLAEELDVSVTTVSNHLRDLEDEGVIEGYTPRVNYDALGYDVTAILQLKVEGSALPDITDDLRDQKQMTSVYEVTGDYDVIAIGKFRDTDGMNEQIKTLLTDADIRESNTSVVLNAVVENKQFELDVDE
- a CDS encoding L-lactate MFS transporter, which translates into the protein MTTTTKNRWLIAVSAMLIHLSIGSVYAYSVYQRPLQATQGWSIGDVTLGFTVAIFTLGASTALLGRYVERYGPRVSGTAAAVAFAGGTVLAGVAVQYGSHVGFVLTYGLVAGVGLGLGYISPISTLVKWFPDRRGLATGLAVMGFGAGALVTGPVANWLIETTSIPTTLYVLGAGYFVAMAAGASYLETPPAGWVPEGIDPDAVVETEGHGVIVASDLEQRTASEALRTPQFYLVWMVVFVNVSAGIMLLSVASNMTQAVTGASAAVAAGVVGLIGVFNGAGRIIWSSLSDYLGRTTTYGVFFVLQIGAFLALPRLTTVPLFAGAIFLIITCYGGGFACLPAYLADLFGTEELGAIHGYALTAWSMAGVAGPTLVARIVERTGGYELAFYVVAGALTVGLACVGLLRWRVSVVREARLHGTPHGLRR
- a CDS encoding carboxymuconolactone decarboxylase family protein, which codes for MAGRPDSLRPEDVDDERAAELLEAAADDWYGDSAFFGAMAWTPTIFERIVDVFRAFPRSEGIDAELLELMRLKIAEVNGCTYCATVRTLSVRDGIAPTEAAVFGTVDEDALDRRTYLAVRLAERFAEDPHRLTEEQFEALRTEYTAAEVVELLLFAGLEVGLDRFCIALELDTTAESEYPSGLDYPLEDEPRSE
- a CDS encoding aminopeptidase codes for the protein MDPRIRTHAEIIVDHSARIESGDDVVVSMPAVAEDLAVALHEVLGDRGANPVYLNNSERASRAYLRASDDEDFETPAHQLALYEEADAAIIARGGPNVSEQSDVAPETNAAYRRAMRPVLDERLGTRWCLTQFPSSGHAQLAGMSTEAYENFVWDAVTLDWDAQREHQSRMVDILDGADEVRIRSGAETDVTMSVAGNPTLNDYGEHNLPGGEVFTAPVTESVEGDVHFDMPLYRKGKEIEGARLRFEDGRVVEHSAERNEEVLTGILDTDEGARYLGELGIGMNRSIDQFTYNMLFDEKMGDTVHMAVGNAYEDTVGEENERNESAEHVDMIVDMSEDSVIEVDGEVVQRNGTFVFEDGFE
- a CDS encoding 4Fe-4S dicluster domain-containing protein — encoded protein: MAAQEGVVTRPTFWGIGHAGELAFYGLSAVAILVFAYGVYRRIERITAGQADPVDRLDDLPDRIVASMRVVLSNRTLFDRDAVGGLMHAFIMWGFLTLLIGTTILAIDMDVWTKLLGQPSFFVGDFYLSYSLVMDAMGLLFVVGVGVALYRRYAARKWRLRGNHTGLEDDLFVWTLFLLGVGGYLTEGVRILGTGFPAFETVSFVGWFVADVLAAAGMSEATAEAVYPVVWWSHSLLALAFVAAIPYGKPFHMLASYANVVTRDEKAGVRLPGIPADLDADTGAETVGDFTWKELLDQDACTNCGRCSAACPAESVGRPLDPREVILDLKRYRDERDAGEAEDVDIVADGGTSVVDAATMESCMGCMACMDACPVEIEHLSSFTRLNRQLTDQGDVDPNVQDTFDNVMRKGNTFGDPADERADWTDDLDFEVADAREADVEYLWYVGDYPSYDERNKKVARSLATLLERADVEYGILFEDEKYDGNDIRRLGEEFLYVDLAGHHVEQFEAVDPEAIVCTDPHSYNTFENEYPEVDFAEFADDPLMGFDYDGEWNADGEVAVLHWTQAVEELVADGRLDLTGDELDYTVTYHDPCHLGRYNDEYEAPRELIRATGATLAEMPRNRADSFCCGGGGGGLWMDLEEETKPSEERMREALEDTDGDVEKFVVACPMCMTMYEDGRKTGGYEDDIEIVDVAELLVEAVDAGGGETRAAGRVE